A region of the Chryseobacterium gotjawalense genome:
TACCGCGTACAGAAAACAAGAGAAAGCTTTGCAGAATTCGCAGAAATGATCAGAGAAGGAAAACCCGAAATGCAGATGAAAGAATTGATTAAATATGTGGTGAATCAACTGTTTAAGTTTAATTATTTTCATGGTTTTGTCACCCAGGAACTTCGTCATACTGAACATTTAAAAGAAGATTTACTAGGATTTTATACTACTTTCACTTCCAAAATTGATGACGTCATTAAAAAGGGGGTTGCATCGGGAGTTTTCAGCAACGCTCCAAAACCGGAAGATATTTTAACGCTTATCGTGGGTTCTTCATTATTTGTCATCAGAAATAAAAACTTTTATGAATTATATGTTTCAGGTACAGAAGAAAATTACTTCGAAGAAGCAGAGAAAAAAGTGATGGCGAACATTTTAGTAACCGTTTTTTCACTTTTAGGCTACCATGCTGATTAAATTATTAGTTAAATTATCATAAAAAAAAATCTATTGATAAAAAAGTTATATTTTTGCACCCTGAACCGCAGAAATTAGAATTAAATAATTTCTGCTATATTTTATTTATGAAAAAGTATTTGATTATTACACTTGCATTCTTTGCATTATCTGCCTGCAACAAACAACAGGATTTAGCATTGAAAAGTGCAGATAAAGATTATATCCTGAAGGTAGCCAACGAAAAATTCGAAAAGAAAAAGTGGAAAGACGCTTTGGCTTTGTACGAAAGGCTTTCGAATCTGGTAGCAGGAACGGATGACGCACCAAACGTCGTTTATAATTCTGCGTATGCCAACTATTACGATAAGAACTACAAGCTGGCCGGACACCAGTTCAAAAACTTTTCGGTAACATTCCCGCAAGACAAGCGCGCAGAAGATGCGGCTTACATGTCGGCATTATGTTATTATGAAGGAAGTATGGATTATAACTTAGACCAAACGAGCACGGATTTAGCAATTAATGAAATGCAGAATTTTCTAAATAACTATCCGAATTCTGACCGATCCAAAAATATCAATCAATTAATTGATGAGTTAACCTACAAATTAGAGTTCAAGGCTTACGAAAACGCGAAGCAATATTATAAAATGGCTGATTACAAAGCCGCGAGTACCGCTTTTGAAAATGTATTGGATGATTTCCCGAGTACGAAACTGCGTGCTAAAATCTACGATTACATGTTGAAATCGAAATATGAATTAGCCGTTAATTCAATTTACAGCTTAAAGAAAGACCGTATTGAAAGTGCATTGGCGTTTACCAAACAAATCGAAAGAGAGGTACCGGGAACCGATAATGCAAAGACTGCTGCAGATCTTCGAAACAAATTATTAAAAGAAAAAGAAACATTTGCTGAACTTGAGAAAAAAGTAGAAGCACGAAATAAGGAACTCAAAGATAAACAACGAGCAGAGGAAGCAAAAATCAACGCGGAGAAAGACCTGCGTGAGGCAGCAAAGGAAGCTGAACAAACGAAAAGAGACAGCGCTGCTTTGGCAACTCCTGCTCCTGCGGCCACTTTCAAAATCAAAAAGTAATCCGTATATTTGCAAACTCCAATTATAACAACTAACTGAAAATGAGCGTAAAAGATTCTAAAGCCGAATTAAGTACAATAACTTACGATAGAGATAAAATCGAAGAAAACGTAGGTTCTATCTACGAAGCAATCGTAGTGATGGGTAAAAGAGCAGAGCAGATCAATGCAGAAATTCGCTCTGAACTCCATAATAAACTAGATGAATTTGCAGTGCATAATTCAACTCTTGAAGAGGTTTTTGAAAATAAAGAACAAATCGAGATTTCTAAACATTACGAAAAACTTCCAAAACCAACTTCTATTGCAATTCAAGAATGGTTGGATGACGAAATCTACTACAGAAAAACCGAAGAAAGAAACTAATTATTTATTTCTTTAATTATTTTAAAAGTCACAGAACATCTTGTTTTTGTGGCTTTTATATTTAATATAGTCAATGGATTCAATTTAGTTCATAAAAATTTAAGTAAATTCGTTCAACTTTTAAAATTCTAATTAATGAAACTTCAAGGTAAGAAAATCCTCATCTGTATTTCCGGCGGAATTGCCGCATACAAAATCAATTACCTCATCAGAGATTTCATCAGAAAAGGCGCGGAAGTTCAGGTTTTGATGACGCCGTCTGCCGAACAGTTTGTATCGAAACTTACGCTTTCTACTCTTTCTAAAAATCCGGTTTACAGCAATTTTTATTCTGAAAACGGTACCTGGAACAATCATGTGGAATTAGCGCTCTGGGCAGAGGTTATTATAATCGCTCCCTGCACTGCAAATACTTTATCAAAGATGGTTCACGGCCTGTGCGACAATTTAGTTTTAGCAACTTATATGTCGGCGAAATGTCCGGTTTTTATCGCGCCGGCGATGGACTTAGATATGTATCAGCATCCTTCCACGAAGCAGAATTTAGCGTTGGCTGAAGATTTCGGTCATCATATTATTCCAGCAGAAGACGGCGAATTGGCCAGTGGGCTTTCCGGACAAGGAAGAATGGCTGAGCCGGAAACCATCGCTCAGATTATTGAAGAATTCTTTGATTCAAATAAAAAATTTGCAGGCAAAACGGTTCTCATTACGGCTGGACCGACGTACGAAGCCATTGATCCCGTTCGGTTTATAGGAAATCATTCTTCCGGAAAAATGGGTTTTTCATTGGCTGAGGAAGCTGCCAACCGCGGAGCAAAAGTAATTCTGATCTCCGGACCGAGTTCTGAGAAAACAAATCACCAGGATATAGAAGTTCACCGCGTAACTTCTGCAAAAGAAATGTTTGCTAAAGTATTTGAATATTACGAAAATGCCGATATCGCCATTGCAAGCGCGGCTGTAGCAGATTATGCACCGAAAGAAATCGCTCAGGAAAAAATCAAAAAAAATGATGATTCCTTAACGATTGAACTGGTGAAAAATCCGGACATTCTGAAAACAATGGGCGAAAGGAAAACCAAACAATTCCTGGTAGGTTTCGCACTGGAAACCCAAAATGAAGAAGAAAACGCCAAAGGAAAACTCCACAAAAAAAACCTGGACATGATTATTTTGAATTCACTTCGCGATGAAGGTGCTGGTTTCAAAGGGAGAACCAATAAAATTAAAATCATCACAGAATCGTCGCTGACAGAATTTCCTTTAAAATCAAAAGAGGAAGTGGCCAGGGATATTTTAAATTTTGTGGAAGACCAGATGTTGAAATAATATCCTTAAATTTCCGTTTTCAAACTTTAATTTAATAATGAAGAAACTTTCTACGATATTCATCATTCTGCTTTCCTTTAACTTAAGTTTTTCTCAGGAACTTTTGGCAAATGTGCAAGTCAACACCCAGCAGGTAAGCGGAAGCAATATGCAGGTTTATAAAACTTTAGAGAAAAATTTACGGGATTTCATCAACAATACAAGTTGGACAGGAAAGAAATTACAGAACTTCGAAAAGATCAAATGTAATTTCGCCATCGTTATCAATGAAAAAACCGGCAGCAATAATTTCAAAGCAAGTATTGTGGTACAGGCGGTTCGTCCGGTTTTCAACACGACTTATGAAACGCCGCTTCTGAATGTAAACGATACCAACTTTAATTTTGATTATACCGAAAACGAAAACCTTGTTTTCAACGAAAGACAGTTCTCCGGCAAGAATTTGATTGATGTGATCAGTTTTTATGTTTACACTATTTTAGGTTACGATGCCGACAGTTTTAAAGTAAGAGGCGGACAACAGTGGTTTGAAAAAGCACAAAAGATTTCGAACAATGCGCAGAACCAAAAATTCGCCGGTTGGTCTTTGATGGAAGGCACAAGAACGCGGGCGGCTTTGATCGACAACATGTTGAAACCGGATCAGAATACGCTGCGAACCGTTTATTACACCTATCACCGTGCCGGTTTAGACAATCTCGGAAAGCAGGATCAGTCGTCCGGTAAAAAAATTATTGCAGACGCGCTGATGCAGCTGAAAGCCTACGAAAATAATTTTCAGATGAATTATCCTGTGAATATTTTTATTGATACCAAAAAACAGGAAATTTTTGATATTTTTAATAACGGAAATAATACCAACGTCAATATGGCAGATTTAAAAGCACTTTTCAGCACATTATCTCCCAAAGACATTGACAGTAAATGGAATAAGTGGAAATAGTTCCCAGTTTCATTTCACCTTAATTTAAAAGCAAACGTCAGGATTTCATTGTTAAAAATCTGCCAGGACCGCGATTTTAGGCATTTGCAATTTGCTTTTTGTATTTCATAATCTCTTTTAAAGTCTTAAATTTACAGTTCGAAGTTTGATATAAAACTTCCTAATTGATTTTTCAAAATATGCTTTCAAGAATATTCATTCAAAATTTCGCCCTTATTGATTCACTTGAAATCACTTTAAACAAAGGTTTACAGGTAATTACAGGCGAAACCGGTGCAGGAAAATCGATTATTCTGGGCGCGTTGCGTTTGATTTTGGGCGAAAGAGCCGATGTGAAATCGATCCAAAGTACTGAAGCCAAAAGTGTTGTTGAAGCCGAATTCATCATTAATGAAAATTTCAAAAATTTCTTTGAAGAAAATGATCTTGATTTTGAAATCAACACCGTTATCCGAAGAGAAATTTTGCCGACCGGAAAATCACGGGCGTTTATAAATGACGTTCCTGTTACTTTGGAAATACTGAAAAAACTTTCTGAAAAACTGATTGACATTCATTCTCAATTTGAAACTTCTAATCTTTTTGATGAAGAATATCAGTTCCGAATGATTGATGGACTTTCGAAAAACAAAACATTACTTTTAAAATATCAAAAAGAATTTACCGCCTATAAAAAACTGCTGCGGGACTTAGAAAACTTCAAAAAACAACTTTCAGAAGGCAATAAAGAAAGCGATTACAAAGGTTTTTTATTAGAAGAACTGTTAGAAGTTAATCTGGACGAATTCGATCTGGAAGATGTTCAGAACCAGTTAAGCAAACAAGAAAATGCAGAAACCATTATCGAAAATCTTTCGATGATTTTTAATAAAATCGATGCGGAAGAAATCGGCGTTCTTGATTCTCTGCTTGACGTTAAAATGAGATTATCGAAAGTTGCTTCTTTATCGCACGAATATTCCCAACTTAATCAAAGGTTTGAAGAAACTTTTGTAGAGTTCAAAGACTTGCTTTTCGACCTTCAGAATGAGGCCGAGAAAATGGAAACCAATCCGGAAACGCTCGAGCATTTGAGTTCGCAGCTCAGTCGGATTAATTCTTTATTCCTGAAACATAAGGTAAATTCTGTAGAAGAATTAAAGCAAATTCGCGATCAGATTCAAAATGAACAGAGCGGTTTCGCAGATTTAGAATTTCTCATCAGCCAAACTGAGAAGGAAATAGAACTTACGGCGGAACATTTAGAAAAATCTTCTGCGGAATTATCACAGAACCGAAAAAAAGCAATTCCAAATTTCATTAATAAAACCGAGAAATTACTGCACCAATTAGGTTTGGAAAAAGCCAAAATAGAAGTGCAGTTAACCGATCTTGAAAACTTCACTTCATTCGGGAAAGAAGGTATTCAACTGTTATTTCAGGCGAATTCGGGTTTCCCTTTAAAGCCAATTCAAACTGCAATTTCCGGTGGCGAACGTTCCCGGGTTATGCTTTCCATTAAAAAACTCATGGCTGAAAATTCTGAACTTCCGACTTTAATTCTGGATGAAATCGACACCGGAGTTTCCGGAAAAGTCGCGGAAGAAATCGGAAATGTGATGAAAGAAATGTCGGAGAATATGCAGTTGATCGTCATCAGTCATCTTGCACAGGTCGCTGCCAAAGGAAACAACAATTACAAAGTCATCAAACGGGAAATTTCCGGTAAAACCCAAACGACGATTATTTCATTGAATCACGACGAGAAATTACAGGAAATCGCACAATTGCTTTCCGGCAGTAAAATTACCGATGCCGCAATTTCGCAGGCAAAAGAGTTGATGAAATAAAAACTTTAAAGCAATGGATTTTCTTTATGCCGGAGTTTTACTGTTTTTCGCGATCTATCTTCTTTTATTTTTATAAAAATAAAAAGAAAGACGGTTAAAGAAACTTCCAAGTTTAAAGTACCAAGTCCTGATGATTTAGGTGAACTTTTCCAATTGTACTTAACCCTAACGATTCTTGCTGGTTTCATAATTTATTTTATTTTTCGCTAATTTATCTGTAACATTTTGCTTATTTTTAGACTCATCCTAAAAAGTAAGACTATGTACTGGAGACTTCTACAACTTGAATTCAAAAATTTTATACGGAATCCACAATTCGGTGCCA
Encoded here:
- the bamD gene encoding outer membrane protein assembly factor BamD produces the protein MKKYLIITLAFFALSACNKQQDLALKSADKDYILKVANEKFEKKKWKDALALYERLSNLVAGTDDAPNVVYNSAYANYYDKNYKLAGHQFKNFSVTFPQDKRAEDAAYMSALCYYEGSMDYNLDQTSTDLAINEMQNFLNNYPNSDRSKNINQLIDELTYKLEFKAYENAKQYYKMADYKAASTAFENVLDDFPSTKLRAKIYDYMLKSKYELAVNSIYSLKKDRIESALAFTKQIEREVPGTDNAKTAADLRNKLLKEKETFAELEKKVEARNKELKDKQRAEEAKINAEKDLREAAKEAEQTKRDSAALATPAPAATFKIKK
- the coaBC gene encoding bifunctional phosphopantothenoylcysteine decarboxylase/phosphopantothenate--cysteine ligase CoaBC — its product is MKLQGKKILICISGGIAAYKINYLIRDFIRKGAEVQVLMTPSAEQFVSKLTLSTLSKNPVYSNFYSENGTWNNHVELALWAEVIIIAPCTANTLSKMVHGLCDNLVLATYMSAKCPVFIAPAMDLDMYQHPSTKQNLALAEDFGHHIIPAEDGELASGLSGQGRMAEPETIAQIIEEFFDSNKKFAGKTVLITAGPTYEAIDPVRFIGNHSSGKMGFSLAEEAANRGAKVILISGPSSEKTNHQDIEVHRVTSAKEMFAKVFEYYENADIAIASAAVADYAPKEIAQEKIKKNDDSLTIELVKNPDILKTMGERKTKQFLVGFALETQNEEENAKGKLHKKNLDMIILNSLRDEGAGFKGRTNKIKIITESSLTEFPLKSKEEVARDILNFVEDQMLK
- a CDS encoding DNA-directed RNA polymerase subunit omega, whose protein sequence is MSVKDSKAELSTITYDRDKIEENVGSIYEAIVVMGKRAEQINAEIRSELHNKLDEFAVHNSTLEEVFENKEQIEISKHYEKLPKPTSIAIQEWLDDEIYYRKTEERN
- the porD gene encoding type IX secretion system protein PorD: MKKLSTIFIILLSFNLSFSQELLANVQVNTQQVSGSNMQVYKTLEKNLRDFINNTSWTGKKLQNFEKIKCNFAIVINEKTGSNNFKASIVVQAVRPVFNTTYETPLLNVNDTNFNFDYTENENLVFNERQFSGKNLIDVISFYVYTILGYDADSFKVRGGQQWFEKAQKISNNAQNQKFAGWSLMEGTRTRAALIDNMLKPDQNTLRTVYYTYHRAGLDNLGKQDQSSGKKIIADALMQLKAYENNFQMNYPVNIFIDTKKQEIFDIFNNGNNTNVNMADLKALFSTLSPKDIDSKWNKWK
- a CDS encoding TetR/AcrR family transcriptional regulator, yielding MKKKFNEKQIHILNVAEKLIAKKGFEGTSVRDISTNANINVAMISYYFGSKEKMMSYLYRYRVQKTRESFAEFAEMIREGKPEMQMKELIKYVVNQLFKFNYFHGFVTQELRHTEHLKEDLLGFYTTFTSKIDDVIKKGVASGVFSNAPKPEDILTLIVGSSLFVIRNKNFYELYVSGTEENYFEEAEKKVMANILVTVFSLLGYHAD
- a CDS encoding DNA repair protein RecN yields the protein MLSRIFIQNFALIDSLEITLNKGLQVITGETGAGKSIILGALRLILGERADVKSIQSTEAKSVVEAEFIINENFKNFFEENDLDFEINTVIRREILPTGKSRAFINDVPVTLEILKKLSEKLIDIHSQFETSNLFDEEYQFRMIDGLSKNKTLLLKYQKEFTAYKKLLRDLENFKKQLSEGNKESDYKGFLLEELLEVNLDEFDLEDVQNQLSKQENAETIIENLSMIFNKIDAEEIGVLDSLLDVKMRLSKVASLSHEYSQLNQRFEETFVEFKDLLFDLQNEAEKMETNPETLEHLSSQLSRINSLFLKHKVNSVEELKQIRDQIQNEQSGFADLEFLISQTEKEIELTAEHLEKSSAELSQNRKKAIPNFINKTEKLLHQLGLEKAKIEVQLTDLENFTSFGKEGIQLLFQANSGFPLKPIQTAISGGERSRVMLSIKKLMAENSELPTLILDEIDTGVSGKVAEEIGNVMKEMSENMQLIVISHLAQVAAKGNNNYKVIKREISGKTQTTIISLNHDEKLQEIAQLLSGSKITDAAISQAKELMK